A stretch of the uncultured Trichococcus sp. genome encodes the following:
- the pulA gene encoding type I pullulanase: MYIQVDERKRTDVPSTTCYQYDLDNLDDRLEQFVQSPVFDKKYSFDGELGAIYTPQRTILRLWAPTALSVEVIVYESLYRKEKKRHTMGKGGRGTHELIMIGDYAGTAYKYAITFPDGKVVETVDPYSYATTANGERSVILDIFNTNPKKWGPRSEPIASPVDAIIYELHIRDFTISPTSGVTNKGKFLGVVEEGTLSVNGDRTGLDYLKELGVSHVQILPMADFSTVNELKPLEQYNWGYDPQNFNVPEGSYATNPYQPEVRILEMKEMIQGLHDAGIRVIMDVVYNHVYLPKLHALEKTVPGYYFRRNEDGTLSNGTGVGNDTASERFMMRKYIIDSITYWAKNFHLDGFRFDLMGIHDIETMNEIRIALDEIDPSIIMLGEGWNLNTNLPPSEKAVQQNADRMPGVAHFNDALREAIKGSDFDSGNDTGFVTGKPFMEGWIATNLQGGAYYPVNRGNYKTPAQMVQYVEAHDNLTLYDKLKVSLPWDDEDFRMRRHLLASSFVLLSQGIPFIHAGQEFMRTKNGLENSYNAPDSINRMDWHRRFEMKQAVDYMKGLIALRKQEPLFRLRTIDEVKEHMNILKADYQIVVYQLEDTEKLYYVIFNGQTNAIDFDVEAGDYRILIEDGKASLDAPRMVEGLSRIRVENLSVTVLTKNK; this comes from the coding sequence ATGTACATACAAGTTGATGAACGGAAACGGACTGACGTTCCATCGACTACTTGTTATCAATACGACTTAGATAATTTAGATGATCGACTAGAGCAATTTGTGCAGTCGCCTGTTTTTGATAAAAAGTATTCATTTGATGGAGAATTGGGGGCAATTTATACACCGCAGCGGACTATTCTGCGGTTGTGGGCTCCGACCGCGCTCAGTGTAGAAGTAATTGTTTATGAAAGTCTGTACCGCAAAGAGAAGAAAAGACACACGATGGGGAAAGGCGGAAGAGGGACTCACGAACTCATTATGATTGGGGACTATGCAGGGACTGCCTACAAATATGCGATTACTTTCCCGGATGGCAAAGTCGTCGAAACGGTCGATCCCTATAGTTACGCGACCACCGCAAACGGAGAACGTTCCGTTATTTTGGATATATTCAATACCAATCCAAAAAAATGGGGACCCCGATCGGAGCCAATCGCTTCACCAGTCGACGCCATTATTTATGAATTACATATTCGTGACTTCACGATTTCCCCAACAAGCGGAGTTACAAACAAAGGTAAATTCTTGGGAGTGGTCGAGGAAGGGACATTATCCGTGAATGGCGATAGGACAGGTTTGGATTATCTGAAAGAACTGGGTGTATCCCATGTCCAAATTTTGCCGATGGCCGATTTTTCCACAGTCAATGAGTTGAAGCCGTTGGAGCAATACAACTGGGGCTATGATCCGCAGAACTTCAATGTTCCTGAAGGATCCTATGCGACCAATCCCTACCAACCGGAAGTCCGGATCTTGGAAATGAAGGAAATGATTCAAGGCTTGCATGATGCGGGCATCCGTGTCATCATGGACGTCGTTTACAATCATGTCTATTTACCGAAACTGCATGCACTGGAAAAAACGGTGCCTGGGTATTATTTCCGCAGAAATGAAGATGGAACGCTCTCCAACGGTACTGGTGTCGGAAACGACACTGCTTCTGAGCGTTTTATGATGCGCAAATACATCATCGACAGCATCACCTATTGGGCGAAGAATTTCCATTTGGATGGATTCCGCTTTGATCTTATGGGAATCCACGACATCGAAACAATGAACGAAATCCGTATTGCCTTGGATGAAATCGATCCTTCGATCATTATGCTGGGTGAAGGTTGGAATCTGAACACCAATCTGCCACCTTCCGAAAAGGCAGTCCAACAAAATGCGGATCGTATGCCCGGTGTGGCTCATTTCAATGATGCACTGCGCGAAGCGATAAAGGGTTCTGATTTCGACAGCGGGAACGACACCGGATTTGTTACCGGTAAGCCGTTTATGGAAGGCTGGATCGCTACTAATCTTCAGGGCGGAGCGTATTATCCCGTTAACCGAGGCAACTACAAGACACCTGCTCAGATGGTGCAATATGTGGAGGCCCACGACAATCTCACGCTTTATGACAAATTGAAGGTTTCCTTGCCGTGGGATGATGAGGATTTCCGCATGCGGCGCCATCTTTTGGCAAGCAGCTTCGTTCTGTTGAGCCAAGGCATTCCGTTCATCCATGCAGGACAAGAATTCATGCGCACAAAGAACGGGCTGGAGAATAGCTACAACGCACCGGATTCAATCAATCGCATGGATTGGCACCGCCGTTTTGAGATGAAGCAGGCTGTGGATTACATGAAAGGCTTGATCGCATTGCGCAAGCAGGAACCGTTATTCCGCTTGCGGACCATCGATGAAGTCAAGGAGCACATGAATATACTCAAAGCCGATTATCAGATCGTCGTCTATCAGTTGGAGGACACAGAAAAGTTGTACTATGTCATCTTCAATGGCCAGACGAATGCCATCGATTTTGATGTTGAAGCAGGGGACTACAGAATCCTGATAGAGGACGGCAAAGCAAGCTTGGATGCACCGAGAATGGTTGAGGGACTGTCCCGCATCAGGGTGGAAAATTTGTCCGTCACAGTGCTTACGAAGAATAAATGA